From the genome of Gordonia westfalica:
AGGCCGCACACAACGGCACCGCGGCATGGTCGGAGGCCCAGTACGGCGCATACCTGAAGGTCGTCCGGGCCATCAACAAGCGCCTCGGCAACCCGTGGAACAAGGTCGTCGCGCACAAGGAGTACGGCGCGATCCAGGGCAAGTGGGACCCCGGGAACCTCGACATGAAGCTGTTCCGTCAGCGGCTCCTCCAGGCACCGGATAAGCCGCTCGTGGTCATGAACATGATCGAGCTCGAGGCCAAGGAGAATCCGTGGGTCGGCGTCCGTAAGGCGAAGCCCGGCGCCGGGGGTGAGCGCAAGGTCGGCCGCGACGGTAAGGGCCGGTTCGTCGAGTACGAGAACGCGCACATCTACTTTCACCCGGCGACCGGCGCGCACGCCATCCCGCACGGCGGCCTGTTCGAGGCGTACGCCGAGCGCAAGTGGGAGACCGGCGAACTCGGCTTCCCGGTGCGCGACTTCACCAAGCTCGCCGACGGCGCAGTCATGGCGTTCCAGGGTGGCGTGCTCTACCGCAAGGACGGCAAGGACCACCACGTCGTGAAGGGCGTCATCGGCCAGCGCTGGGCGCTCGAGGGCTACGAGAAGGGCCCGCTCGGCTGGCCGACGTCGGACGAGATCTCGAACGGCACGGGCGGCAAGCGTCAGGCGTTCGAGCACGGCGTCCTCGAGTGGGACCCCTCAGGCGCGGTGAAGAAGATCGGCGACGCCGCGAAGGATCTCACTCTCGTCAACGCGGCCGGCATCCCGCTGGCCGTCGAAGCAGTCGACCTCATCGCGGCCTGAGCCGCACCCACAGAAGGAGTTCTCGTCATGTCTGTACCCACCCCTCGTCTTGTCCTCGGCCGCGAGCCCGCCGCCTGGACCTCCCTCGTCTCAGCCATCCTGGTTCTGCTGACCACGTTCGGGTTCAACATCCCCACCGAGACTCAGGGCGTGTTCATGGCCGCGGTCAACGCGGTGCTCGGTCTGCTCGTGGTGATCTCGGTGAAGGAGAGCGTGTACCCGGCGCTCGTCGCGGTCGTTCAGACCGCGGTGCCGCTGGTCGTTGCGTTCGGCTTGAACCTCAGCGAGCAGCAACAGGGCGCCATCCTCGCGGTCTCCACGATTGCTCTCGGATTCCTGTTCACCCGCCCGCAGGTCACACCGAAGGTGTTGGCAGGTATTGAGCTTCCCGCTGACGGCGTCGAGCGCGAAGTCAACCTCGGCCGATGACCGTGACCTCGAGCGCCAGCGCTTGGATGAACCCCGCCGCGCTGAGTGACATCGGCGTGGTGGGGGTCGTCGTCGGCATGGCGCTCGTGCTCGGTATCGCCTTCGCCCGTGGCTGGATCGTATGGGGATCGGAGATCTCGATCTACAAGACCGCGGCCGAGCGCGACGCCAAGACCATCGCCGACCTCCTCGAGACCAACGCGCGCAACGCGCAGACGATGGCCGAGTGGAATGTCGCCGGCCAGCTCATCGCGAGCCAGTCGAAGGCACTGCGAGAGAGCTTGGAGTCCAACTGATGTGGGGATTCAAGACCAAGGGGGCGAGCGCGCACGAAGTTGATGCGCGCTCGAAGCGAAACGCGCGATCGGCCGAAGAAGCCCGGTCCGAAAGCGCACGGCTCGCCGAACGGGCGCGGCCGGTACAGCGGGAGCTTCGTGACCAGTTGGAACGCAACCACTGGGCCGAGCTGATCTTCGGAAGGCTGAACTAGTGGAGCTGATAGCCGACTGGGCACTTGTGGTGCTCGCCGTGCTGGCCACCGTCTACACCATCTGCTACGCCGCATGGCAGTACTGGTGGAAGGAGCGGGTGTCACTCATCTACCTAGGCAAGTCGACCCTGATGTCGCTGGTCTTTCTCCAGATCTCGGCGTCAGTGTGGGCGGGTACTGACTATCCGGGGCGGGCGTGGATTCGATTCATCCTGTACTCGGGTGGCGCGTGATGATGCTCGCGCTCCTGGTGATGCTGCTGGTGTTGCAGTACAAGACCCGCCGTGACCGTTGGCGGCAGGCGACTTCCGCCGGCCATGGCAAGTGTGGCGCGACGAGATCCGAGCATGGTGGGCAGGACGGTCATGATCGAACTTCTCTGGGTCGACGGAACTTGGGCACCCCGCGGCGGCTCCCCCGCGTCGGAGGCGCTGCGCCGCGCGCTCGACCCCGCAAGGTGAAGTTCACGTATGTGCCGTACCCGGCCGACTTCGGCCCGGCGACCGGCATGGGCGACCTGTCGTATGAGGAGTCGAAAGCGATCGGCGCGGCAGCGTTGGATCGAGCTGTCACCGAATCCCGCGAACTCGTGGTCGTCGGCGGCTACAGTGCGGGCGCGGCGGTCGCAGTGAAGTACGCGCGCGACATCCTGCCTCGGCGGCCTCGCCATCAGGTGCTCGCCGTCGCGACGCTGGGCGACCCGCACACGCCGGTGCATCACGGCCGGTCCGGGATCGCCGGGGCGCTGCACGTCCCGCGGCCTCGGTTCACCGAGTGGGCGCCGGGTGATCCGATCGCCGACCTGCCGCTAGGTTCACCGCTGCGCACGGTCGCCGACCTAACCGGGTGGATGTCGGTGCGCACACCCGAGGCCGCCCGCGCCTGGGCGTTCAAGACCGCTGAACGTCTGGCGGTGGCGCAGCCGTGGTGGAATCCGTTCCGCTGGCCCGATTTCGCGCGTGCGGGGAGGACATCCGCAACTATCTCGGCACTGCGCATTCCACGGACTACGACGGTGGTGGCCACGCTAAGCGGTTGGCCCGCATGATCGAAGGGGTGAGTTAGCCATTACAGCTCCAGATCAGCCCGGTGCTGGTGTACCGGGCAAATACTTCCTGCCCGCGAACCGCCCGAACGGTGCCACGTCAGGCCTGTCGCAGTTCGCGAATGCGGATCAGGCGTTCTGGGATGACTACGCGTACAACCAGTTCAATCCGAAGTTTAAGCATATGGGTGAGCCGGTTGATGTGATCCGGTTGTTGGCTCATGCGGCGACGGCGAACATTGCGTCGATCATCAACGGCATTTTCAATGGCTGGTTTGGTGGCGGTTCGGTTGGTGATCCGCAAGAGGTTCAGTACACGATCCAGGCCATCGCTGACGCCGTCCTCAACGGCTACAACGTGGAAACCAAGGTCACGTCGGGTACGTGGACGAAACCTGAAAACATCACCGAACTGATCGTGGGTCTCATCGGATGTGGGAAGAACGGTTCGGACGGCACCTCCAGTACCACCACCCGCGCAGCTGGCGGCCTCGGCGGTGGATACATTTTCCAGCAACTCGACCCCGAATCAGTGGATTCGAGTACGCCTTACGTCGTTGGCACGAATGGCAATCCGTCCAGTTTCGGCACCCATATCACCACGACCCCAGGGCAGGGTGGGATCTCGACATCGTTCGGCTATTCACCCACCACATCCCTGCCGGGGAACGGCGGCGGTGGTGGTCTAGTGTCCTGAGTCATTAATTGTCATTCGGTTGATAGACTGGGGAATGGCAACCCGGGGTCCGCGAGCAGTGGATATTGTTCTGACCGATGACGAGCGCCGTGAGCTCGAAGGGTGGGCGCGTCGGCGAACGACGGCCTCGGGTTTGGCGATGCGATCACGAATCGTTCTCGCTGCCGCAGATGGCGGGTCGAATACCGAAGTGGCACAACGACTCGGCCTCAACCGAGGTACCGTGCGGCGATGGCGAGGCCGGTTCGTCGAGCACCGCTGCGAGGGGTTGCTCGACGAACCCCGGCCCGGGCGACCTCGAACCGTCGGCGACGAGCAGATCAAAGACCTGATCACCGCAACTCTCGAGACCACTCCGAAGAATGCGACACACTGGTCGACTCGGTCGATGGCTGAGCATCTCGACATGTCGCAGTCAACTGTTTCGCGTGTATGGAGAGCGTTCGGATTGGCTCCACACAAACAGGATTCGTGGAAGCTGTCGAAAGATCCCATGTTCACCGAAAAGGTCCGCGACGTCGTCGGGCTCTACATGAACCCACCCGAACGTGCCCTGGTGCTCTGCGTTGACGAGAAGACCCAGATCCAAGCGCTCGATCGCACCCAGCCGATCTTTCCCATGCTCCCGGGCACCCCGCAACGGGCCAGCCACGACTACGTGCGCAACGGCACCTCCAGCCTGTACGCGGCGTTGGACATCGCGTCGGGCAAAGTCATCGGTTCGCTTCACTCACGGCATCGCGCAACGGAATTCATCGGATTCCTCCGCAAGATCGACGCCGAGGTACCCGACGAGCTCGACGTCCACCTGGTCATGGACAATGCCTCCACCCACAAGACACCCGCGGTCAAGCGATGGCTGACCGCGCACCCGCGGTTTGTTGTCCACTTCACCCCCACCAGCTCATCCTGGATGAACCTCGTCGAACGCTGGTTCGCCGAACTGACCACCAAGAAACTCCAACGCTCCACCCACCGCACCGTACGAGCACTCAATGCCGACATCAGAGCGTGGATCGAGACCTGGAACGACAACCCCCGCCCCTACGTGTGGGTCAAGACCGCTGACCAGATCCTCGACTCCATCGCCCACTACTGCACACGAATTAATGACTCAGGACACTAGCAGACTCCGGCACGAATGGTTTGGCGGGCGGGTCAACGCCTCTCGGCGCTGGTGGGACTGCGGGGGCAGGTGCGCCTAGCGGTAACGGTGGACCCGGTGGTGCAGGCGCGAACGTGTCGCCGGCAACTCAAACGAAGTGTGGCGGCGCCGGTGGTGGTGGCGGTGGTGGTGGTGGCCGTGTCAGCTTCCTCAACTACAGCGGCGGAGCTGGCGGCCCGGGCGGCTATCCCGGCGGTGGTGGTGGCGGTGGTGGTGGTTCGAACGGCGGTACCGGCTCATTCGGCGCTGGCGGTATCGGCGCTACCGGTGTGATCTGGATCTTCTGGAGATGAGTATGAAACCAGCAACCCTTGTGGCTGAAGCTCTTCCGCATATGCCGCCGATCACGAACCTGTACTCCACGGAGGATGGGTTCCTGTTGGTGTTGGTGGTGGAAGTGCCTGACATGACTTCGATTCTCACCAGCATGGGAATGCAGGTTCCCGTCTCGCGGTCGCATCTGAAACCGGATGTGTCGGTGTTCCTGTCGGATGAGCGTGGCCAGGTCATCGACTACGACGGTGACCCCGCCAACGGTTTGACCCCGATCCTGTCGACTGACTCGAAGTCGTTCGCGATGACCATCAACCCCGACCTCGCCACCCACGCTGATGCTTTGGCGGCACTCGGATATGAACTCACAGAACAGGAGACACCATGACCACCGTCACCCTCGGATGGGAGGGAACGAAAGCGGAAATCCCCCTCTACCAGAACAGTGACCTGGTTTTCTCCCTCGACCCCATCGACGCCACCTCCGGCAACATCACATCGTGGCCGGTCGGTGCAGCATCGACCCTCTACTTTTTCGAAGGCGACCCCGTCCGGAACGCCACCACCCCCATCATCTCCATCCCCGGCGTGGTGGAACCACCCTCCATCGACTATGTGGTGCAACAGGAAACGCTGGCCCCCATCATCGGGCGGGCCACCCACTTCCTGCTCACGGTGTCGATGCCCGAAACCCCCACCCAGGAATATCCCCTCTACTACGGGAAAGCAGTCCGCCGTGTCTGAGTGGACCGACGACAACGGCACCCGACATTGGATCGACGATCACGGGCGGGAACACGTCGACCTCACCGCCGAACAAACCCTCCACCTCGACATCAACTACAACCTAGGAGAATGACATGGCACTCGCCACCAACGCGATGAAAACCGCCCTGCTCAATGCGTATGCAGCGCAGGGAACGTGGATTTCCCTGCACACCGCCGACCCCGGCAGCACCGGCGCATCCGAGGTGTCGGGCGGTACCCCCGCGTATGCCCGCCAGCAGACGACCTGGGGGACTCCGGCGTCGGGTTCCATGACCGGGTCGAAGGTGTCGATCAACGTGCCCGCCACCACCGTCGTCGCGGCCGGCGTGTACTCGGCGCAAACCTCCGGCACCTATTTGGACAAACTGTCCATCCCCTCCACCACAGTCAGTGCGAACGCCACCATCGACGTCACCCCCACGATCACCATCACGTAGATGATCGTTCTGGCAGGCAGGGTGGTGACGGCAGTCCCCAACCGTCCCTACCTGTTTACGGCGGTACCGGTTCCGCGGGTGGGTGTGGTGCTACCTGCTGCACCCCACACGCGGGTGGTGGTACCGGAAGCCCGGCACACTGGGGTGAGGTTGCCGACGGCCCCGCACTATCGGACCCGCCGGCCCCGCACCAAAGAACGGTTGATGTCCGGCAACACCATCACCGTCACCGCTGCGGGTGTGGTGTACGCCCGACTCTGCGTGGACTATGCGGAGCAATCCGTCCAGGTGGGGCAGTCCGGGAAACTCGGTGTCGGCATAGCCGGTACCGGTTCGGGTGTGGTGGCTGGTGTGGGTGTGGTGCGTGCCCGTTACACCCTGACCGCAACCAACACCATCACCACCGACACCAGCAGCGATGGCCGCGCCCGCTACACACTCGACGCTACACAAGCGACCACTGTCACCCCTGCAGCGTCGACGGCAACTCTCTACACCCTGACCGCCACACAAGACATCACCATCACCCAACCTGTCGTCACCCGCCCACGCATTGAGCTGGATGCAGCACAAGACATGGTGGTGGCGCCGACAGCATCGTCAGTGCCATCGGTGGGATCGGTGAATGCGGATGCCTCCCAAACGTTCGAGGTGACGTCTGTGGCGGTGGTGAGGGTACGACACACCATCTCCGCCACCCAAACCACCACCGTGGGGCAGGCCACCGAACTGGGTGGCCTACGCGTACCGTTAGCCGCTTCTCAAACGGTGGCTGCCGACCAAACCGGTACGGCGCGGGCACGCTACACGCTGGCGGCACTGCAAACCATTAATGTCGCCGACACCGCAGACCTGCGCCCCCAGCTCGCCGCCGCCAACACTGTGACTGTCACTGGCACAGCCACATCCCGACCCCGCCACACCCTGACCGGCACCAACAGTGCTGCAACATCGAGTGCCGCGACCGCCACCCTCGTCACGTTCACCCGTCAACGCATGCAGAACGGGTCAGTATCGAACTCGTTCCTCCCGTATGTGCAGGTGACCGGGTTCACCTCTGACCCCACCTATCCGGCGACGGTCACCAACAATGCGCTCGTCGTGAAGGGCGCCGGGAACGTCACCCTCACCTGGTCGGCGACTGGTAACGGCAACATCAAAATCCAACGCAACGGTGTCGACGTCGGCAGCGTCGGACTCACCGGCACAGTGTCGTTGACCGTCGCCGCAGGCGACCAACTCACCATGTGGCATGCCTCGAATGGCGGACCTCAGTCAGTGTCTGGCTGCTGGATCAACATCACCCCCGCATAAGGCGCCCGTCTGCGGTACCCCCCCTCCTGTTCGAAAGGAAGTTCATGTCCGGACGTTTGACTGGTGTGTATCAGCTCCCCGATGGGGGGTTCCCGCCGCGGGATTCGAAACTGTGGATTCGGGTGCCGGTGGACCGCAACAACGCTGGGGTGACCGTGTACTCGGCGCCCACCGTCATCCCCATCAACCCGCCCACGCACCCGTCCGCCCCTGGTTTCTACGACTCGGGGTTGCTCCCTGAGGGTCCGTACCAGGTGCAGAAGGCGATCTTCGGGGCGAAGGATTACCGGTCGAAGTGGTATTCGGTTGTCCTGACAGAAGGTTCGCACACGCTGCAGGAGTTGATCGAGGACTACGACCCCGACGCCTACACCCCAGCCGTGGTGAACGCTGTCGCCACCCTGCGGGACGAGACCCGCACGGCCCGTGATGAGGCAGCCCAAATCCTGGAGGACGTGACGGCAGGTGCGGTACCGGATTCGGCGGTGGCATCGAAGATCACCGCCGAGGGGTCTGCCTCCCGTGCCGCGGTCGATGCCCGTGTCGCAGCAGGCACCACAGGCTTCCTCACACAAGAGGTAGCTGAGGAAACTTATGCTCCGCGCGTGGGGGGCGTGTTCTTCGTCGGCGAGCACGGTCTCGTGGGTGACTGGGCCGGGGGTGATGCCAACTCGGGGAGTGGCACTAATGACACCGCCGCGTTGACTGATCTCATCGCTGCCGTGCCTGACGGTTCGACGATCGTCTTCGATGCCACCAAGACCTACCGCCTCGACCCCTTGTCGATCACCGGTAAGTCACTCACGCTCGACTTCAATGGCGCACGGGTTGTGACGAAAACGATGGACTCCGGCGACCTGTCGGTGGCCAGCCCCTTTATCTCGTGGTCGTCCACCGTCGGCCCTGAGGTTGATCTCAGCAGCTCGGGGTTCGCCCGTGGAGCTACCGAGGTAATCACGAACCCTTTCTCAGGATCGAACGGGTTCTCAACCGACGACCTGGTCATCGTCCGTGACCGATACCCCGTCGCCCGGTGGGACACTGGCGCGAACGCCTCGTGGGTCGGACGCGGCGAGGTCAACATCGTGCAGTCGATCACGCCGTCCACAGGAACCGTGCGCCTCCGCATCCCCCTCAGCCACCAGTACCAGGCCAACTTCTCCGTGGTCCCCACGCTGCAACGCATCTCGACCCCGGTCCGTCCGGTCGTCAAGAACATCGGACTCATCATCGACACCAACCCCGACGGCATGTACACCGGGGACATCGAGACCTCAGGCGGTCACCTGTTCTACTTCTACGCCTGCGTGGACCCCCGAGTGGAGAACGTGCGCGCCGAGGGGTGGGAGAACCACATCGTCAACTTCAACAAGTGCCTGCGCCCGCGAACCATCGACATCGAGGGGCGAAACCCATTCCAGACAGGATCAGGGCACGGGTACATCGGGCGCATGACTCACTGCGTCGATGGCGAGTTCACCCGTAGCGTCGCCTACGGGACACGACACGTCGCCAACTACGTGGCGTCGGCGCGGTGTGGGTCGCGGTCGTGCCGGTCGTACCGCCCCGCTGGGGTGTCCTACCAGACCCACGGACTGCGGTCACGCGACATCTACTCGGTCGATGACACCGTGGTCGGCGGCGACTCGTCGGGCTGGTCACACGGCAACACCACCTACGCGGGCGACTACGGGTATCGCATTCTACGACCGCGCTACTACGGCACCAACAACGGTGTTCTCGCGCGCTGCGGCAGCACTGGTACACGCATCATCGACCCCGAGATTCACACCACAGCCAAGGGCGTGGAGGTGTCGAGCCTCGCGTCAGACGTGATCGTGGACCTCACCCAGGGGACCATCGAGATATTCGGAGAAGCGGGGACGTCCTACGCGGTACACGCCGCCGATGTCAACGGCAGCGGCGAGTACAAGCCGGGCTCGGTCACCGTCCACGGCCCCGGCGATCTCGTTGGAACTCGCGCCCTGGTGTCCCTCGACGTGACTGGTGCGGCCCGCATAGGTGGCGTCGAGTACGACCAGGGCGACGACCAGTTGCAGCGATGGGACGGCACCGACTGGGCCGAAGTCGAATCCGGTGGCGCAGCAGGCGTCACGCTCGATACCGACCAGACGATCACCGGGGCGAAGTCGATGGCCGAGGTGGGATTCTTCGGCACGTCCGCGCTCGGCACGAAGCCGTCCGCAACAGACGACCTCGGCACCGTCCTGTCCAGCCTTGGACTTCGCACTGCTGGTGGTGCGTATCCGATCACGACCTCGGGGGCGGTCGCTCTCACAGGCGGATTCCGTACCGGGCTCGGCAATCGATCCGGTACCTACAACATCACCACCAACACCGCGCCGTTCAACATGTGCGATGCCAGTGGTGGAGCGTTCACGATCTCACTGCCGAACACCGGATCGGCTGGGTATCGCTTCACTATCAAGAAGATCGACGCCTCAGCCAACGCGGTCACCGTGTCCGCGCCGATCGGCATCGACGGTGTGCCGACCCTCGTGCTCACCGATCAGTGGGAGTGGGTGGAGGTCGTCAGCACTTTCACCACAGGCCAGTACATGATCGTCGGTCGGGGCTGACCCCCGCCCATAACCGGAATCGGGACACCGCTGTCACGGCTCCCAGGCGTCGCCGAGTACCGCGGCGAGCCGGTCGGTGAGGTCCGGGGCCTCGGCGCGCTGGGAGTAGACCACGTCGTCGCATTCGACGGCGAGTGCGAGTAGGTCGGGGTCGGGTGGTGTCCATCCGCCGTCGGTGGCTTGTGTCATTTCGGCTTGCTGGCGGCGCATCTGTGCGCGTATGGCTTCGGCTGCGGCGCGTAGTACGTCCCGATCGGTCACCAGGTGATCATACGGGTTTCGTGAAATGTGTTGCGCTGCAACAGAAGTCGAT
Proteins encoded in this window:
- a CDS encoding DUF7264 domain-containing protein, with product MTTVTLGWEGTKAEIPLYQNSDLVFSLDPIDATSGNITSWPVGAASTLYFFEGDPVRNATTPIISIPGVVEPPSIDYVVQQETLAPIIGRATHFLLTVSMPETPTQEYPLYYGKAVRRV
- a CDS encoding DUF7572 family protein, with protein sequence MKPATLVAEALPHMPPITNLYSTEDGFLLVLVVEVPDMTSILTSMGMQVPVSRSHLKPDVSVFLSDERGQVIDYDGDPANGLTPILSTDSKSFAMTINPDLATHADALAALGYELTEQETP
- a CDS encoding phage tail fiber protein — encoded protein: MALATNAMKTALLNAYAAQGTWISLHTADPGSTGASEVSGGTPAYARQQTTWGTPASGSMTGSKVSINVPATTVVAAGVYSAQTSGTYLDKLSIPSTTVSANATIDVTPTITIT
- a CDS encoding putative phage holin; the protein is MELIADWALVVLAVLATVYTICYAAWQYWWKERVSLIYLGKSTLMSLVFLQISASVWAGTDYPGRAWIRFILYSGGA
- a CDS encoding PE-PPE domain-containing protein, whose protein sequence is MKFTYVPYPADFGPATGMGDLSYEESKAIGAAALDRAVTESRELVVVGGYSAGAAVAVKYARDILPRRPRHQVLAVATLGDPHTPVHHGRSGIAGALHVPRPRFTEWAPGDPIADLPLGSPLRTVADLTGWMSVRTPEAARAWAFKTAERLAVAQPWWNPFRWPDFARAGRTSATISALRIPRTTTVVATLSGWPA
- a CDS encoding DUF7620 family protein; this translates as MWGFKTKGASAHEVDARSKRNARSAEEARSESARLAERARPVQRELRDQLERNHWAELIFGRLN
- a CDS encoding IS630 family transposase, with the translated sequence MATRGPRAVDIVLTDDERRELEGWARRRTTASGLAMRSRIVLAAADGGSNTEVAQRLGLNRGTVRRWRGRFVEHRCEGLLDEPRPGRPRTVGDEQIKDLITATLETTPKNATHWSTRSMAEHLDMSQSTVSRVWRAFGLAPHKQDSWKLSKDPMFTEKVRDVVGLYMNPPERALVLCVDEKTQIQALDRTQPIFPMLPGTPQRASHDYVRNGTSSLYAALDIASGKVIGSLHSRHRATEFIGFLRKIDAEVPDELDVHLVMDNASTHKTPAVKRWLTAHPRFVVHFTPTSSSWMNLVERWFAELTTKKLQRSTHRTVRALNADIRAWIETWNDNPRPYVWVKTADQILDSIAHYCTRINDSGH